In the genome of Streptomyces collinus, one region contains:
- a CDS encoding DUF1731 domain-containing protein, producing the protein MKFVMPGGTGQVGTVLKRALSAAGHDVVVLSRHPAGPGEVQWDGATQGPWAAEIDGCDVVVNLAGRSVNCRYTPANLRQMMESRVHSARVVGEAVAAAGKPPRLWLQMSTATVYAHRFDAANDEATGVVGGTEPDVPGYWGYSVDIAKAWERELESADTPHTRKVALRAAMVMSPDRKGVFDVLLRLARLGLGGPVAGGAQYVSWIHDRDFVRAVEFLVARDDIEGPVNLAAPGPLPQRAFMRALRAASGIPVGLPATRRMAELGAFVLRSDTELLLKSRRVVPGRLLEAGFAFEHPEWPQAADDLVRRLRGRAVG; encoded by the coding sequence ATGAAGTTCGTGATGCCCGGCGGCACCGGACAGGTCGGCACGGTCCTGAAGCGCGCGCTGAGCGCTGCCGGACATGACGTCGTGGTGCTCAGCAGGCACCCCGCCGGACCCGGCGAAGTGCAGTGGGACGGCGCGACCCAGGGGCCCTGGGCGGCCGAGATCGACGGCTGTGATGTAGTGGTCAACCTGGCCGGCCGGAGTGTGAACTGCCGCTACACGCCCGCCAACCTCCGGCAGATGATGGAGTCGCGGGTCCACTCCGCCCGGGTCGTGGGCGAGGCCGTCGCCGCGGCGGGCAAACCGCCCCGGCTCTGGCTGCAGATGAGCACCGCGACCGTCTACGCGCACCGCTTCGACGCGGCCAACGACGAGGCCACCGGCGTGGTCGGCGGCACCGAACCCGATGTCCCCGGCTACTGGGGGTACAGCGTCGACATCGCCAAAGCCTGGGAGCGGGAGCTGGAGAGCGCGGACACCCCGCACACCCGGAAGGTGGCCCTGCGTGCCGCCATGGTGATGAGCCCGGACCGCAAAGGCGTCTTCGACGTCCTGCTGAGGCTGGCCCGGCTGGGGCTCGGCGGCCCGGTCGCAGGGGGCGCCCAGTACGTGTCCTGGATCCACGACCGGGACTTCGTCCGGGCGGTCGAGTTCCTCGTCGCCCGGGACGACATCGAGGGCCCGGTCAACCTCGCCGCCCCGGGCCCCCTGCCGCAGCGCGCCTTCATGCGCGCCCTGCGGGCCGCGTCGGGCATCCCCGTGGGCCTGCCCGCGACGCGCCGGATGGCGGAGCTCGGCGCGTTCGTCCTGCGCTCGGACACCGAACTGCTGCTGAAGAGCCGCCGTGTCGTCCCCGGCCGCCTGCTCGAAGCGGGCTTCGCCTTCGAGCACCCCGAGTGGCCGCAGGCCGCGGACGACCTCGTACGACGCCTCCGCGGCCGTGCGGTGGGGTGA
- a CDS encoding antibiotic biosynthesis monooxygenase family protein: MSVVKINVLTVPAEQRETLEKRFASRAHAVENSDGFEWFELLRPVEGTDTYLVYTRWRDEASFQAWMEGPMKSAHQGGGEGGERPKPAASGSTLWSFEVVQQAGPKEA; the protein is encoded by the coding sequence ATGAGCGTAGTCAAGATCAACGTGCTGACCGTGCCCGCCGAGCAGCGGGAGACGCTGGAGAAGCGGTTCGCCTCCCGTGCGCACGCCGTGGAGAACTCCGACGGGTTCGAGTGGTTCGAGCTGCTCCGCCCGGTGGAGGGCACCGACACCTACCTCGTCTACACGCGCTGGCGTGACGAGGCGTCGTTCCAGGCCTGGATGGAGGGGCCCATGAAGTCCGCCCACCAGGGCGGCGGCGAGGGCGGCGAGCGGCCGAAGCCCGCGGCGAGCGGCTCGACGCTGTGGTCCTTCGAGGTGGTGCAGCAGGCCGGGCCGAAGGAGGCCTGA
- a CDS encoding diacylglycerol/lipid kinase family protein — protein MGSAMDERFHRRQRWAARGALAAAALAALLPLVSGGLRGLLLLVAGLAGLALTAAALWWVLSRRGAVRIASAALAVVAPAGLITAFAAANLLWVVVLSLLLWCGAVWSGRYALRSTGLRSVRVKEYRTPPPLRPFLLLNPRSGGGKVGKFNLQEKAESLGARVVLLDPDQHQDVTALARAAVADGADLLGVAGGDGTQALVAAVAAEHGLPFLVIAAGTRNHFAMDLGLDRDDPSTCLDALTDGVELRVDLGFADDRPFVNNASFGVYGAVVQSPGYREDKVGAALERLPELLTRQSGPRLTATADGTVVADPQAILVSNNAYRMDDPFGFGRRERLNSGRLGVLAVRVDSAVEAAELLLSPRPEGLTVLTAQRVVVDADEPQLEVGLDGEALTMPAPVHCRIARRALRVRVPRDRPGVPEAPPRLDWRRLRKLAAAVGRTAVPTRSRRS, from the coding sequence ATGGGATCGGCGATGGACGAGCGGTTTCACCGCCGGCAGAGATGGGCGGCCAGGGGCGCCCTGGCCGCGGCCGCCCTGGCGGCCCTGCTGCCGCTCGTCTCCGGAGGTCTGCGAGGGCTGCTCCTGCTCGTGGCGGGCCTCGCGGGACTCGCCCTGACCGCGGCCGCGCTCTGGTGGGTGCTGTCCCGGCGGGGAGCGGTCCGCATCGCGTCGGCCGCGCTGGCCGTCGTCGCGCCCGCAGGCCTCATCACGGCCTTCGCCGCGGCGAACCTGCTGTGGGTCGTCGTCCTGTCCCTGCTCCTGTGGTGCGGGGCGGTCTGGAGCGGTCGCTACGCCCTGCGCAGCACGGGCCTGCGGTCCGTGCGGGTCAAGGAGTACCGCACGCCGCCGCCGCTGCGCCCCTTCCTGCTGCTCAACCCGCGCTCCGGCGGCGGCAAGGTCGGGAAGTTCAACCTCCAGGAGAAGGCCGAGTCGCTCGGCGCCCGGGTCGTCCTGCTCGACCCGGACCAGCACCAGGACGTCACCGCCCTGGCCCGAGCCGCCGTGGCCGACGGAGCGGACCTCCTGGGCGTCGCGGGCGGCGACGGCACCCAGGCGCTGGTCGCCGCCGTCGCCGCGGAGCACGGCCTGCCGTTCCTCGTCATCGCCGCCGGCACACGCAACCACTTCGCCATGGACCTGGGGCTGGACCGGGACGACCCCTCAACCTGCCTCGACGCCCTCACCGACGGCGTCGAACTCCGCGTCGACCTCGGGTTCGCCGACGACCGGCCGTTCGTCAACAACGCCTCGTTCGGCGTGTACGGGGCCGTCGTCCAGAGCCCCGGCTACCGCGAGGACAAGGTGGGCGCGGCCCTGGAGCGGCTGCCCGAACTGCTCACCCGGCAGAGCGGTCCGCGTCTGACGGCCACCGCCGACGGCACCGTCGTCGCCGACCCGCAGGCGATCCTGGTCAGCAACAACGCCTACCGCATGGACGACCCCTTCGGGTTCGGCCGCCGTGAGCGGCTCAACTCCGGGCGGCTGGGCGTGCTCGCCGTCCGCGTGGACAGTGCCGTGGAAGCGGCCGAACTCCTGCTGTCCCCGCGCCCGGAAGGGCTCACCGTGCTCACCGCCCAGCGCGTCGTCGTCGACGCCGACGAGCCGCAGCTGGAGGTCGGTCTGGACGGCGAGGCGCTCACCATGCCCGCCCCCGTCCACTGCCGCATCGCGCGCCGTGCCCTGCGGGTGCGGGTGCCCCGCGACCGGCCCGGAGTACCCGAGGCGCCCCCGCGGCTCGACTGGCGCCGGCTGCGCAAACTGGCGGCCGCGGTCGGCCGCACCGCCGTGCCCACGCGTTCCCGCCGGAGCTGA
- a CDS encoding VOC family protein, whose amino-acid sequence MVSVVQNVAIDCVDAYGLARFWSRVTGRPLHPEDRPGDRETQVVLAEGPVLHFNQVPEAKTVKNRIHLCLRPETSREQEVDRLLNLGATFVADHRNPDGTGWAILADPEGNEFCVLRSESDRAAGNA is encoded by the coding sequence ATGGTCTCGGTAGTGCAGAACGTGGCGATCGACTGTGTGGATGCCTACGGGCTGGCCCGCTTCTGGAGCAGGGTGACCGGCCGTCCGCTGCATCCGGAGGACAGACCGGGTGACCGGGAGACCCAGGTGGTGCTCGCGGAGGGGCCGGTCCTGCACTTCAACCAGGTCCCCGAGGCCAAGACGGTCAAGAACCGGATCCATCTGTGCCTGCGCCCCGAGACCTCGCGTGAGCAGGAGGTGGACCGGCTGCTGAACCTCGGTGCCACCTTCGTCGCCGATCACCGGAACCCGGACGGTACGGGCTGGGCGATCCTCGCCGATCCCGAGGGCAACGAGTTCTGCGTCCTGCGCAGCGAGTCCGACCGCGCCGCCGGGAACGCCTGA